Proteins encoded together in one Astatotilapia calliptera chromosome 7, fAstCal1.2, whole genome shotgun sequence window:
- the LOC113026657 gene encoding guanine nucleotide-binding protein subunit beta-5 has translation MRSPPTPEMATQEVPLNETLAHLKTESETLKSKLEEERAKLHDVELHQVAEKVEGLGQFVMKTRRTLKGHGNKVLCMDWCKDKRRIVSSSQDGKVIVWDAFTTNKEHAVTMPCTWVMACAYAPSGCAVACGGLDNKCSVYPLSLDKNENLAAKKKSVAMHTNYLSACSFTNSDMQILTSSGDGTCALWDVESGQLLQSFHGHAADVLCLDLAPSETGNTFVSGGCDKKANVWDMRSGQCIQSFETHESDINSVRYYPSGDAFASGSDDATCRLYDLRADREVAIYSKDSIIFGVSSVDFSLSGRLLFGGYNDYTINVWDVLKGTRVSILFGHENRVSTLRVSPDGTAFCTGSWDHTLRIWA, from the exons ATGAGATCCCCTCCAACCCCTGAAATGGCGACACAGGAGGTACCGCTGAACGAGACTCTGGCTCACCTCAAAACGGAGTCGGAGACGCTGAAGTCGAAGCTGGAGGAGGAAAGAGCGAAGCTGCACGATGTCGAGC tacATCAGGTGGCAGAGAAGGTGGAGGGGCTTGGCCAGTTTGTCATGAAGACCCGGAGGACCCTGAAGGGGCACGGGAATAAAGTTCTGTGCATGGACTGGTGCAAGGACAAGAGGAGGATCGTCAGCTCCTCACAG GATGGAAAAGTTATTGTGTGGGACGCTTTCACCACCAACAAG GAACATGCTGTGACAATGCCTTGCACCTGGGTGATGGCCTGTGCCTATGCCCCCTCTGGCTGCGCTGTAGCTTGTGG AGGCCTGGACAATAAATGCTCAGTTTATCCTCTGTCTTTGGACAAGAATGAGAACTTAGCTGCAAAGAAGAAGTCAGTGGCCATGCACACAAACTACCTGTCTGCTTGTAGCTTCACCAACTCGGATATGCAG ATCCTGACGTCCAGCGGGGATGGAACATGTGCATTATGGGATGTTGAGAGTGGGCAGCTGTTACAGAGTTTCCATGGACACGCTGCAGACGTGTTGTGTCTGGATCTGGCCCCATCTGAAACCGGAAACACGTTTGTTTCGGGG GGCTGTGATAAGAAGGCCAATGTCTGGGATATGCGTTCAGGGCAGTGTATTCAGTCCTTTGAAACTCACGAGTCAGACATAAATAGCGTACG ATACTATCCCAGCGGAGACGCTTTTGCATCTGGATCGGATGACGCTACA TGCCGCCTGTATGACCTAAGGGCAGACAGGGAAGTGGCTATCTATTCCAAAGACAGCATCATATTTGGCGTCTCCAGTGTTGATTTCTCGCTCAGTG GCCGGCTACTGTTTGGTGGCTACAACGACTACACCATTAATGTTTGGGATGTTCTCAAAGGAACACGGGTCTCTATTCTGTTTGGACACGAGAACCGTGTCAGCACCCTGCGGGTTTCCCCTGATGGGACAGCCTTCTGCACAGGTTCCTGGGACCACACTCTTCGG ATCTGGGCCTAA
- the myo5c gene encoding unconventional myosin-Vc has translation MAVLELYTKYNRVWISDEEHVWKSAEIVKDFHSGDKVLELLLEDGSEYCYTVDPSKPQLPPLRNPDILVGENDLTALSYLHEPAVLHNLKVRFVESRIIYTYCGIILVALNPYKQLPIYGDAIIHAYSGQNMGDMDPHIFAVAEEAYKQMARNHKNQSIIVSGESGAGKTVSARYAMRYFAVVSKSANKTRVEDKVLASNPITEAIGNAKTTRNDNSSRFGKYTEISFDRKYRIIGANMRTYLLEKSRVVFQAENERNYHIFYQICSCADSPAFKNLRLQSADKFNYTCMGGDITIEGVNDKKDLEETRQTFSLLGLKEDFQSDVFKVLAAILHLGNVEIKNIGDDKSLVPPSDPHLAVFCELLGVSAEGLVRWLCHRRIVLVAETVVKPVPKDRAVNARDALAKHIYAHLFDCIINRINTALQVPGKQHAFIGVLDIYGFETFDINSFEQFCINYANEKLQQQFNLHVFKLEQEEYMKEDIPWTLIDFYDNQPVIDLIEAKMGILDLLDEECLFPQGTDQSWLQKLYNYLQASPMFEKPRLSNEAFVIQHFADKVEYQCRGFLEKNRDALYEELVDMMRSSKLPFLANFFQEEEKNAAIGKSVKVKPARPSVKPANKNLRTSVGDKFRSSLSLLMETLNATTPHYVRCIKPNDEKLPFEYDSRRVVQQLRACGVLETIRISAQSYPSRWTYIEFYSRYSILMSHMEADLNDKKQTCKNVLQRLIHDSNQYKFGRTKIFFRAGQVAYLEKLRLDRLRGACETIQKHARGWSQRRKYLALRKAAIILQQYVRGKRTIRKTVTAATLKQGWAALVIQRHWRGYRLRQVYQVVRLATITIQAFTRGWIARKRYKKMIEEHKALVIQKYARAWLARRRFQTMRRLVLNVQLSYRVQQLRKKIEEQNKENRGLLERLTSLANSHSQTMEKLQGLETQLEKSTNQKASLEKREKKAKEDASLTIAQLQKEVEVLNLEKEKLEKTFEASTKDAKETFDQVKRNLLEEKENEARLRKIAENNIEIQRQDHEAEVATLKEEIKRLKEERVILQRKLEEGAQANSDLQEQVIQLTKHVKLIPELRRDLNNLQNQRNNMERKMKQQSEQARGKVSEIARQLLEGVVEEEVLLGMTSDESEKIYEVEDLLSAFERLQKAIRILENHQREQKESYETQVEGLKLKVDHLENENSKLQNLFQEKSNVNENICQEVSRLSSENSVIPELKLRVSELQRQKQELEGLVEEQKRELTEKNKEISHNLQKKITEESSQRRYFEEKAEELEGEKRELQGRVEELEEENDHLKRQQLMENEVKSKLREETSRLTAENMDFDELLDQKDRLIKKLQTQVKSLETSQRARQKTASTLPKDYLGMLEYKREDEPRLIENIILDLKLKGVAVNMIPTLPAYILFMCIRHADYLNDEAKLKSLMNAIIGGVKKVIVSHQKDLEFLSFWLSNTHQLLNCLKQYSGEEEFLKQSTPRQKKNCLQNFDLSEHRQILSDLAIQIYHRFISVMQKTLTPTIVPGMLEHESLQGISSMKPTGFRKRSNSFYEESETYTISSILQHLTVFHSTMNHHSLDQGLIKQVIKQLFYLVAAITLNNIMLRKDMCSCRKGMQIRCNISYLEEWLKEKELQNVNAMDTLKPLAQTAWLLQVNKSTDDDAKEIIEKCSELSPVQIVKILNSYTPIDDFEKRVTSSFVRKVQSLLQDHEGSAQLMLDADYRFQVTFPFCTSTQALELLQVPNSLHLDFLNRI, from the exons ATGGCTGTGCTGGAACTGTACACCAAG taCAACAGAGTGTGGATATCAGATGAAGAACATGTGTGGAAATCGGCAGAGATTGTAAAAGATTTCCATTCAGGAGATAAAGTTCTTGAATTGCTTCTGGAGGATGGCTCT GAGTACTGCTACACTGTTGACCCATCTAAACCACAACTCCCTCCTCTCCGAAACCCAGACATCTTGGTGGGAGAGAATGACCTGACAGCTCTGAGTTACTTGCATGAACCTGCAGTCCTGCACAATCTCAAAGTGCGATTTGTGGAGTCCAGAATCATCTATACCTACTGTG GTATTATATTGGTGGCTCTAAATCCCTATAAGCAGCTTCCTATCTATGGAGATGCAATCATTCATGCCTACTCAGGACAGAACATGGGAGACATGGACCCTCATATATTTGCAGTGGCAGAGGAGGCTTACAAACAGATGGCAAG AAACCACAAGAACCAGTCTATCATAGTCAGCGGTGAATCTGGAGCTGGTAAAACGGTGTCTGCTCGATACGCTATGAGGTACTTTGCTGTTGTGAGCAAATCTGCAAATAAGACACGAGTTGAAGACAAAGTCCTGGCATCCAATCCAATAACAGAG GCAATAGGAAATGCAAAGACCACTAGGAACGACAACAGCAGCCGTTTTGGGAAATACACAGAGATCAGCTTTGACAGGAAGTACCGGATCATCGGAGCAAACATGAGGACCTACCTGTTAGAGAAATCCAGAGTGGTCTTTCAG gcAGAAAATGAGCGTAATTACCACATATTTTACCAGATTTGTTCCTGTGCAGACTCACCAGCGTTTAAGAACCTGAGACTAC AGAGTGCAGACAAGTTCAACTACACCTGCATGGGTGGTGACATAACCATTGAAGGTGTGAATGACAAGAAGGACTTGGAAGAGACTCGACAGACCTTCTCACTTCTGG GATTGAAGGAGGACTTTCAGTCAGATGTGTTTAAAGTTCTGGCAGCCATTCTGCATTTGGGTAATGTGGAGATTAAAAACATAGGCGATGACAAATCATTAGTTCCC CCCAGTGATCCACACCTGGCTGTCTTCTGCGAGCTGCTGGGGGTGAGCGCAGAGGGGCTCGTACGCTGGCTGTGCCATCGGAGGATCGTTCTGGTAGCCGAAACGGTTGTGAAGCCGGTCCCCAAAGATCGGGCAGTAAATGCCAGAGACGCTCTAGCTAAGCATATCTATGCCCATCTGTTTGACTGCATTATAAACAGGATAAACACAGCACTACAGGTGCCAGGAAAGCAACATGCTTTCATTGGTGTTCTGGACATTTATGG ttttgAAACATTTGACATCAACAGCTTTGAACAGTTTTGCATCAACTATGCAAACGAAAAGCTTCAACAGCAGTTTAACCTG CATGTATTCAAGCTGGAGCAAGAGGAGTACATGAAAGAGGACATCCCATGGACGCTGATAGATTTCTATGACAATCAACCTGTCATCGATCTGATTGAAGCAAAGATGGGGATCCTTGACTTGCTCGATGAAGAATGTTTA TTCCCTCAAGGCACCGATCAAAGCTGGTTGCAAAAGCTTTATAACTACCTACAAGCCAGCCCTATGTTTGAGAAGCCCAGGTTATCAAATGAGGCCTTTGTGATTCAGCACTTTGCAGACAAG GTGGAATATCAGTGCAGAGGTTTTCTCGAGAAGAACAGAGATGCTCTCTATGAAGAACTCGTGGACATGATGAGGTCTAGTAAG TTACCTTTTCTGGCCAACTTTTTccaagaggaggagaagaacgCTGCGATCGGTAAGAGTGTCAAAGTGAAGCCCGCCAGGCCTTCAGTGAAACCAGCCAATAAAAACCTGAGAACCTCAGTGGGAGATAAG TTTCGCAGCTCCCTCTCCTTACTCATGGAAACACTGAATGCGACCACGCCTCACTACGTGCGCTGCATTAAGCCTAACGATGAAAAGCTCCCATTTGA gTATGACTCCAGGAGGGTAGTGCAGCAGCTGCGAGCCTGCGGAGTCCTTGAAACTATTCGTATCAGTGCACAGAGCTACCCATCCAG GTGGACATACATTGAGTTTTACAGCAGATACAGTATCCTAATGTCACACATGGAGGCAGACCTCAATGACAAGAAACAGACTTGCAAGAATGTGCTGCAGAGGTTGATTCAC GACTCTAACCAGTATAAGTTTGGCCGGACAAAGATCTTCTTCAGAGCTGGTCAGGTAGCTTATCTCGAGAAGCTGCGTCTGGACCGACTTCGAGGAGCCTGTGAGACCATCCAGAAACATGCTCGTGGATGGAGCCAGAGGAGGAAGTACCTGGCCCTAAGAAAGGCCGCCATCATTCTCCAGCAGTATGTCCGTGGAAAGAGGACAATCCG TAAAACAGTGACTGCTGCGACACTGAAGCAGGGCTGGGCAGCATTGGTGATACAGAGACACTGGAGAGGCTACCGCCTGAGGCAGGTCTACCAGGTAGTGCGTCTGGCAACCATCACCATCCAGGCCTTCACACGAGGTTGGATAGCTCGTAAACGATACAAGAAG ATGATAGAAGAACACAAAGCGCTGGTTATCCAGAAGTATGCCAGAGCGTGGCTGGCACGACGGCGATTTCAGACTATGCGTCGGCTCGTGCTTAATGTCCAGCTCTCCTACCGGGTGCAGCAGCTCAGAAAGAAGATTGAAGAGCAG AACAAAGAGAATCGTGGATTATTGGAAAGGTTGACAAGCTTAGCAAACTCACACTCCCAAACTATGGAAAAGCTTCAGGGTctggagacacagctggaaaaATCAACCAACCAGAAGGCTTCTTTAGAGAAACGAGAGAAGAAAGCTAAAGAAGATGCCAGTTTG ACAATCGCACAACTTCAAAAGGAAGTAGAAGTTCTCAACCTTGAGAAGGAGAAGTTGGAGAAAACATTTGAAGCTTCTACCAAAGACGCCAAAG AGACCTTTGATCAAGTAAAGAGGAACCttctggaagaaaaagaaaatgaagcaaGGCTTAGAAA GATCGCGGAAAACAACATTGAAATTCAGAGACAGGACCACGAGGCCGAGGTGGCAACTCTGAAAGAGGAGATAAAAAGGCTGAAAGAAGAACGAGTCATCCTGCAGAGAAAGTTAGAAGAGGGGGCGCAGGCGAACTCAGACCTGCAGGAGCAGGTCATCCAGCTCACCAAGCATGTCAAACTAATTCCCGAGCTACGCAGAGATCTGAACAACCTGCAAAATCAGAGAAATAACATGGAGAGAAAGATGAAGCAGCAGTCGGAACAAGCAAGAG GTAAAGTGAGTGAGATCGCAAGGCAGCTTCTTGAAGGTGTTGTTGAAGAGGAAGTTCTTCTGGG GATGACTTCTGACGAATCAGAGAAGATTTATGAAGTTGAAGATTTGCTGTCAGCCTTTGAACGCCTACAAAAAGCCATCAG GATTCTAGAAAACCACCAGAGGGAGCAGAAGGAAAGCTATGAGACTCAAGTAGAGGGCTTGAAATTGAAAGTGGACCACCTTGAGAATGAGAACAGcaagctgcaaaacctgttccAGGAGAAAAGCAATGTCAATGAAAATATTTGCCAAGAAGTGTCCAGACTCAGCAGTGAAAACTCA GTGATCCCGGAGCTGAAGCTGCGGGTTTCAGAGCTGCAGAGACAGAAACAAGAGCTTGAAGGCCTTGTTGAGGAGCAGAAAAGAGAATTAACAG aaaaaaacaaagagatctCTCACAATCTTCAAAAGAAGATTACAGAAGAGAGCTCACAACGGAG gtACTTTGAGGAAAAAGCTGAAGAGCTGGAGGGGGAGAAGAGAGAGCTTCAAGGCAGAGTAGAGGAGCTGGAAGAGGAGAATGATCACTTGAAGAGACAGCAGCTGATGGAGAATGAGGTCAAAAGCAAACTCAGAGAGGAGACTTCACGGTTAACTGCTGAGAACATG GACTTTGACGAGCTGCTCGACCAGAAAGACAGATTAATAAAGAAACTTCAGACTCAAGTTAAGAGCCTCGAAACGTCACAGAGAG CGAGGCAAAAAACTGCATCCACCCTTCCCAAAGATTACCTTGGCATGTTGGAGTACAAGAGAGAGGATGAACCAAGGCTCATTGAAAACATCATTCTGG ATCTGAAACTCAAAGGCGTGGCGGTCAACATGATCCCGACCCTGCCAGCTTACATCCTCTTCATGTGCATCCGCCATGCGGACTACCTGAACGATGAGGCAAAACTCAAGTCCCTTATGAATGCAATCATTGGTGGAGTCAAGAAAGTCATCGTG aGTCATCAAAAAGATTTAGAGTTCCTGTCCTTCTGGCTCTCAAACACCCACCAGCTCCTCAACTGTCTGAAGCAGTACAGCGGGGAGGAA GAGTTCCTGAAGCAAAGTACACCTCgccagaaaaaaaactgcttgcAGAATTTCGATTTGTCGGAACACAGACAGATTCTCAGCGATCTGGCCATCCAAATCTATCATCGGTTTATCTCAGTCATGCAAAAGACTCTTACTCCCACTATTG TACCCGGCATGCTGGAGCACGAGAGTCTACAGGGGATTTCTAGCATGAAGCCGACGGGCTTCAGGAAGCGTTCCAACAGCTTCTATGAGGAATCAGAGACCTACACCATCTCCTCCATCCTCCAGCATCTAACTGTCTTCCACTCCACCATGAACCACCATAGTCTGGACCAGGGCCTCATCAAACAAGTGATCAAACAGCTGTTCTACCTCGTGGCTGCGATCACTCTTAACAACATCATGCTCCGCAAGGACATGTGCTCCTGCAGGAAGGGGATGCAGATCAG ATGCAACATCAGTTATCTAGAAGAGTGGCTGAAAGAGAAGGAACTTCAAAACGTGAATGCTATGGATACTTTGAAGCCACTGGCTCAAACTGCGTGGTTACTGCAAGTCAACAAATCCACTGATGATGATGCCAAGGAGATCATTGAAAAATGCTCTGAACTCAGCCCCGTTCAG ATTGTCAAAATTTTGAACTCGTACACGCCCATTGACGATTTTGAAAAAAGAGTGACATCATCGTTTGTCCGCAAAGTTCAG TCTTTGCTCCAAGACCACGAAGGCTCCGCACAGCTGATGCTGGATGCAGATTATCGTTTCCAGGTCACGTTTCCTTTCTGCACGTCCACACAGGCTCTGGAGCTGCTGCAGGTCCCGAACAGCCTTCATCTCGACTTCCTCAACAGGATCTGA